GTTATACAGCACATTTTCAAGttacataacagaaataacactTACCAAACTTtcctattttttttataaaagcaTTCTAATTGTTAGAACCGAGATTCACAATGTAGTGGAAACTATACCATCAAAAATGTAGTATGTGTGGTGAgatgaatatttaattaaacaAAGTTTTCGTCAATTGAAGGagaattaaaaatgatagaGTCTGTTTTTGCTCTcttgaaaaaaagagaaaaattggAAAAGGGTGTTTTTGttatgaattattattttttttgtaaTTGTGTTATGGGGTGAGTTATACAATATAGACAAGACGTAAGTTAATCCAGTCTTGTATTCAAACAAAGGAGTACTAAATGTGTTAAAAATGTTATAGCGAAACTGATGATTTTTGAATAAGTAGTTTCTTTTGCAATCTTTTTGTCTGCATCAAAGCAGATCTAATCTACTTCTACATGTGTCTTCGATGATTCTTCATCGCGCACTGTTTTCCAAAAAGATGGAAAACGTGTTAAAGATGGAAATGTTTTACTTCTCACATTTTTCTCATAGAGATTTGATATGATAAAAAACATCCTATTATCGCAATCAATTGAAGTTGTCAAACACAGAAAATTCACCGAAATTCATAGCAATGTTATGACAACGAAAGTCTTCGAATACATCACAGCCGCCAGTAGCCGCCCAGTCTGACAAATTGCTGTCTCAGGTCTACGAGAATATTAGGTTTCCCGTTGACAAACATTGACCATTCGGATCGGCCTCAACTTTCGGGACCGAAACGCATAATTTGCAGCAACGACAAAGCGTTCCCCACAGTGGAGTGCAGAGAAAACACTGCTTCGGCTGTCCAGCATTTGTTGCTTCAATGCACGCCCTCCCAATAACACTTTCACGCGGTCATTAAACTTATTTGTGACTAGTATTTATCGACCGCCTTGATACAGCAATTTGCATGCTAGATTAAAAGCTTTGCCAGTAATGTGTTTGCCTCAATTATACATACGATCAACCACACACGCGAACAATTACTGTAAAGGTTTACACGTTGCTCAATATCATTAATTCTTCATCAACTATTTTGCGATTAATTTCGAGTAATTCGTTGACCTCTGGCTGAATGTTTTTGTATTGCTATGGGACTGTGAACGAAGTGAGCGTTTTTGAAAGCTTCGGGGTAAGTCAGCTGCCTCTGAAGAGATGGTTCGAAGAACTTAAGACGGTGTCATTGAGTTTGGATTGGTAGAACCCTTTCCTGCCGTGCATTGTAGACCTATCTGAAAGGATCTTGTGAAGATGCTCAGTTTCAGTCTACTGCTTTCTTGAGAAGAAAGAACCTTGCGGGAGATCGTTTTGTTATGGGATTTGAGACATTGATTCCTTCAAGTTCAAATTATTTTCTCGTTTTGAGTAGGACGATATTGCTTCTTCTTTTGTAGTGTAGTAATTAGGGTGGGTGAAATGTGGATAATCTGTTGCCTTTTTTGAGTTTCAGATAGTAACATTgtgttttaattataaattcattGGGAGTGACTACATACCTATCtatttatgagaaatttaagCATGCAACCAAAAATTACAGAGTGCACTTAATATGAAGAACAATACTAAATATATACTATAATGTCTAAAAAGTGAAATAAGTTTCTAGGTACATATTAtctttttctattgagtttaaaaaaatataaactaGCATAAACATTCAGAGTCTAGTTATACAATTAGCAGATTTATACAGTGATCACAGATCACGAATACTCTTAATAATTGTCAGTAATTTAATATTGGATTTACCGACTAAAATTTCTGTAAACTTTTATGAAAACTATACGTCACTGTGTTCATACATGCATATacaatttatttcatttttatgcACATGTTTCACAATGCTTAAAAGTTATAAGATATGATACAACATGTAAAATTGAGATATCAACTATATTAATTTTGTCacctttataaaaatattatgtatTATATTAAGTTTCTTATTTTCACGTTATAATCAGTGTCATTTACCTAAAACATGTTAATTTCCATAAAAGAAACATTAAATCTTTGCATATTCAGTGGCCTTTATCACATACAGTATTACAGAAGAGAAATTACATGATGTAATTTTACCCCTTGAGTCTTAATTACATACCTTAGAGAGGAACACACTACCTTGATTATTATTACACTTAGAATTTCGTGTATATGAACATGTTGGAGGACAACCATATTCGTATAACTCGATCGTTCATAAAATAGGAATCCACTTGATTCCTTCATTAGCTGTGATTTTTATATTCACGTCCATATAAGTAGATATTGCATCAAACATTTATTCATAATTATAAAAGATAAATAATTGATATCACAAAATTTAATTAACTttgatataaaatgtatatattaAGATAATACGTAAAAATATGAATACTAAAAGTTCCTAGAAAAATCATTTTTCTACGTTCATCTGTCTAAAACACAAAGCGTTCAGACAAATaacttgaaattttaaattctgTATTTATACCAATGCTTTACTAATTTCAAAGGACATTACTAATTATGTTCActcaaaaattctaaaaatacgAATTGTTTAAATTTCTTTAAACATTACAAATAATTTATGCTTCATTCAATTTCTGCTTTCAACCAATAAACACCTATAGAAGTCAGACAGACATTCATATAAATAATTGGAGTGCTGTCGAACAGACTTAAATAGCACTTCAACAATTGTTCAGTTAACCAGATAGTAACTAAAATTTCATTAATACAAATAAACTTCATATAAAcagacttcaatcctaattacttCATAAATCTGCAAAGTTTCGCAAAACCTAACAAAGGAACATCTCACTGCTATTctctacaacagtatttcctttcCAAACGTTTGACACTTAGATAGTAGACATTATTTGCAGCCAGCAATGGCGATATCGCGATAACTGAACACGGAAGAAGGGGATGAAGCGATCCCAGAGGTTCGCGGGCGGCAATTTGCTCAAACAATCGTACAATCCCGAAGTCATTCACACTTATCGTGGCCCAAACAGACCACCCGCGTCGCGTCGGCCTTGCCAAAGAGAATCCTTGGCCACGAGAGCCTTTAAAGACTTTGAAACAACATATACCTGGCGTGCACCTGCCGCGTCTGAGCAAGAGTTTTCGGTGTTTGTACAGAATTAGTAGAAGGACGACTTTTTAAAACGAGAAAGAGAAAACGGACGGGGATAAAACCGAGAGACGGCGGAATGGTTTGTCTCTCTCTTGAGGGAGGCCCTAAAGCACTTCCATCCCGTGTTTGGAAAGAAGCACGACGGTGTTTACCCGCGTGACGGTCTTTCTCCTATTTTCATGATTGCATCAACGGAATGCGGGAACACGAACAACAGGTGTTGAGCTGTAAAAGCATCAACGTAAAAGCTGTGATTATGGCAGCGGAGAAGAGATGAATTTTATAAGAAAATCCTATCTAATGTTcctgtggctgtaaggcaaaacTGCCTATGTCACATTTTGTGGAATTTGAGTTAAGACATTAATTCTGTGGTTTTGAAGCGTCACATACTTCTTTTTCGATATATTGTCATTCAGTGTTTTCAACTTCAATGGTGTCTTGTGTCCTCTTAAAGCTTTACTTTttagtgaaaaaattcttttaacgttttctttctgcaaatataaattctatattctagatctcagtGAAGGTCTTAATTCGAATttcttgaaaatgtgacatagatcTTTTTGCCATACAGTCATAGAATTGGAATCTGGaatattgaatttatattttgagaAAAAAGAAGGGGCattaaaaacagtttttcatttaaaaataagggttcaaggaGACACAAGTTCATAAGACGAAATCAAACTTGAATGAAAGCTTCAAACGTAAAAAATCTCGAAAGCAAAAACACGTGACTTacgtcattttgccttacaaatCTTGCAACCACAGATTTCAGAAGCAAGTACAACTGAATTGAAATTCTCGGAGGAAATTACACTTTAGAGGAATGGAAAAAATGAATGTTTCTTCAAACAGAAAGAAAGGAAAattgtaatttaattttttggGAATGTTCGAAAACGTGTTTAGGTAgaagttattaaaatattttgtaaaagTGTATTATTTAATATGGTTGAAGCGTAACAGATCTGTAGAGGATTATTATATAATTTGCTAAGCGTCAGATGAATTTAATAACTAAACCGACGAAGAATCTATCGGCGACGACAGAGAGATATTGATTGCTAGCGTTCATTTGAATCGAATCAGACAACCGTGAGGAACAAATGCTGATTCCGAATGTGGGATGAAGCCTTTTGATCTTCACTAGCTCCCTCGCCTTGTTAAAAGTATTTCCGATGAGTACGCCAACGCACAGGTAAACGGGGTTATCAATTACGTATCGCATCTATCCTTGTAGACATTAAGATCCATTGGGTAATTTCAATTTCACGATACAATGATAGCGAATTTCTGCTTCAGTGAATGACAACCGATGGAGGAGCTTGAAACTTGAAATAATTAAGAGGATATCTTACTCTAGTCTAGCAATTAATATTTTGAGAGCATTTTATACTTATAATTTTTAATAGTTTTAAGTCATTTTATTTATGATTTTAAAACTCTTCTCTTTGTATAATTCAAATACTCTTCTACAATCTGATACTTGGATTAACTATGTTAAATGACTATTTAATGCTTCAAAACTGAAATTTCACTGTGTTAAACATGAAACATACAGAGTGATACAAAAGAACAGTGTGTTGAATAAGAAGTGATAAAAGATGATAAAAGAAGTTACACTTCATAactatatacatattttatgtCATTCAtcctttaatatttatttaatacttactttaatttattctattttttgtAATCTAATACCTGTTCCATTCTTCACACACTTTGGAGTTTGTATCAAAAAATTATTAGCAGACTAGCTGGTCAagatttacaaaaaaaaaattctCACATGTACCTCGTTTCAATAACTCCCCATTAAAATTCGAGTACATTTTTACATAGACTATAATTTCGATAGGACTATTCATAACATGCATATCCAAAATGAAAATAGTGTTGATTGATTACATAAATATTAATGACTAGAAATTTTCTGTAAAGACGTGAACTTAGATGAACACTATAAAATGAAACAACAATAAAAACTTTAAAAAAGTCGTCTGTCAGGAAAATGACATTCAGCGGTAATAAAATCCTAGATCTTGACGTACTTAtagttattttaatttaatgGCTTGAATTTTCAAAGCATCCGAATATGTTAATGTATCACAGAATATagttaagatacaataaagtttcCAGAGAAAATTATACACTAATAACTTCGCAGTTCGTGTTTATCCCCTGATTCGCACAAGATAAACGTAAACTAGCTCTCCCTCACCAAACGTTTCGTATTCCAGGTGTGGTTCAAGAACCGGCGCGCCAAGTGGCGTAAACAGAAGCGGGAAGAACAAGAGCGAATGCGAAAACTTCAGCTGGAACAACGTCAGCACACCGACGACGTGTCCACAGCTACTGTCAAAGTGGCCGATCACTTAATGTTAACCagacagcaacaacaacagccaCAGCAACAGCACGAGCAAGACACCGACAGTTCGGATCTAGAAGTGGCGTAGTCGAAATATTAGTTTTAGACACTTTttcactgacggtcgaggaggaAGATCCTCTCCCTCTGTACGGGACGATTGTAAATATTGAACTAGAGTGTAAATATATTTGTACATATAACTTACGTTCGATGTGTATAATAGATAGTGAAATAAATTATTGAATCGTGATACGAAAAAAGACTATTCTATTACTTTATGAATTCCCCGTTCTGCGAAACGAATTAGTTCTTCCAATACACCTAACTCTGATATTTCAATTCTAACAAACTTGAtaaaattttttcagatttttctacAAAAAGATATGTTTTTCAGTAaccatatatttattatatattttaaacgAACTTTTTCTGGACTTCTATTTCACTTACCTATCTTAAATCTTCTCAAGTGTTTCAACACAAGATAATAAACAAACGATCTGAATTTAGATACGAATTCAATTTAAAGCCAAAACCTTTTAGAGAACATTTAAAAAGTAAAAGTTTAGAAAAGAAATTCTACCTTGCATTTTCGTTCCATTTCTGAATAAGATACCCTTCGTCAGCCAGAGAGACCTTTAACCCCAAGACACCTCGCGCACCCGATATCCCTTGGCCACAGAAGGGATCGGTGATTAAAATCCCTCGACAGTTCCTCGGCGTCGCGGTGGAACTTACTTAGTTCTACGTGCCACGACGATTATATTATTAGTATTGTACAACAGGAGCGAAAGACCAGCTGGCTAGGTAGCGCCAACAACTGTTGGACACTATAAGTTCGCTTCGAGTTTGAGCCAAGTTCTTGTATAAGTACATAAATCCTGAGGGCGAGCTGGAACTAAGACGTTCTCTGTGGTGCAAGTTTAATAGGTTCCGCGCCGTCGCTGCGCTGAGACCTAAAGACGATCGACTTAAATACGAGGCTTCTTTTATTCCATCAGCAGTGAGatcttttctctttctcttcaATTATTTGGACTCAATGACTATGTATAATTCATTGATGTACGACCTGCTTGTTCAATTATAACTATGCAATAAGAAATATAGGGAAAAACTTGAGAAGTTACATTTTTGGTTTTTATGTAGGATAGCAATTGTAAAGTCAAAATGAATTTTATTATGTGTATTTTACCAAAATTGTTTCtttattcaatatttttgtATGAGTTCCGATTTAGGATTGTAGTTTTTCATCTTTTGAAAATTTTAGGAAAATTGACTATCTATTATGTTATACTTAAATTTAGATTTAGATTTTTGAAACAGATTCAATTTTTCCCTTCTACCTATCAAATAACATAAACATTGGAAATTTGTGTTTCTCCTGAATGGTTTTCAAATAGATTGATTCTATACGATTTTCTGTATGTCACTTAAATATCCTTCGATTTGAATTACAgcatattcaaaatattttagaCAAAATATACCCTATATATTAATATTAGATAATAATTTcaagaaattaataatttttctaatattttaatCACTTTTTGAAATAGAATCGTTGTGATTCTGTGATATTATGCTATAatagatattaatattgtaacaATCGAATGTTTACCATTCCTTTATTCATAGACAATCAACTTTACTCACATCTTTTTAAACAATATGGGGACACATAAATCAATCAATACACCAACAACGAAAAACCACTTCGAATTTAAACGAAGTCTTCAGGTCTATCGAACTACTGAATTAGCACATTACCCTGCAATCTAAATCCGATCATTCAGCACCTTTGCAGCATAATTTATCGATAGTCCTCGCAGTCTCCTGCCGCTTATGTTTCCACCTCTTCATTTGTCTCTTCTTCTCCTCATCATACGGACACTCTATTTTAGTTATCCTTTTACCCCTTTCCTTCATATCCAGTCTGCCAATGGGTAACACGGAGGACCCCACGTCGATAACCTTTAAGATCTCAATAGGGTTCAATGCAAACTGGCTGCACTCAGGAGAGCCGATCGTCAATACCAGAGTAGTTATAAACTTGTAAAAGTAAGTAGCCCTAAGCAGATACGCAGCGCCCTCTCCATACTGGAACAACGGCGGCCCGAATGAGTTCACATCGCATATATAGTAAGCGCCGCAGAACTTGAAGATGCCCACGCAGGAGCTTTCACAGGTGAGGATACCAAAATGGTACTTCAGGAACATCTGTTCCAGGGACTGCCACAGGTACCTATCCGTTTTCGTGTAGAGCCTGCCACAGATCGCTGGAAGGACATTCGCCTCGAACATAGTCTCACCAATGGTGAAGTAGCTCATGAGGTACCTGTTCCAGCAGTTCACGTGACTGTACTCGTTCTTGGTCGACTTGAACTCGGCCTCCATCTTGCTGTGGGTATAATATCTGTCGCCACACATCACGATCACGTCGAGGATCTTCGAGCTCCAGTACTCTGGCGCCATGATCCTGGTCATGCCAGCGCAGACCACGTAACAGGCATACGTCTGCATGCCACGATTCTCTCGCTCGAACATGCCATCTGTGATGTGAAGCTCGCCCCACAGAGAGAACAACTTGTTCGACTCTTCTACCACGTACTGATGCCAGCGCATCTTGCCTATACCAGGCGCGTCTTTATGACCCTTTTTCTTCTGAGGGAGCGCTGAACACTTGGTCCAGGTGATCTTGTACAGTTTCAGCCATGTTGGCTTCTCGATCGCGTCTTTCAGGTCACCCTCCTCCATCTCGATCGTACAAGGGTCCCTAACGTCGAGAGGATCGAATGGACATTCGTCAATCGTCTTAGCCTTCACGTAACGCTTGGGTGGCTTAGGCGCAGTTCTTTGAAGAAGCTTCAAGTTGTGGATCTGGCAGCAATGGTATGTTACATTGAAGATCTGAATTGTGTAGAATTCTTCTTTCGGTGGCTCCTCCTCGGCTGGTTCCTCGGGTTTAGTGGCATCCTCTGCTGGTGCTTCTGTTTCAGGTAATTGGGACATTTCTGATTTAACTGGTTGAAGAGACGTCTCTGTGCCAACTGGTTCTAGAGTCTCTGATATAACTGATTGAGCTTCTGCTTCGGATGGTTCAGCCTTTACTTCTGTTTTGACTGATTCAGCTATTGATTCTGTTTCGTCTGGTTTTATTGCTGCTTCTGTTGGTGGAGGAGCCTGAGTTTTAGCCAGTTTAGCTgcctcttctttttctttttgcaTGTCTGACTTTGGGATCGGGTAAATGTAGGCTCTTAACAGGAGGATCATCAGGTGTCTCTTGAGTGATTGTCTCGAACAGAACTTCATTATGCAAGCATAGCCATCGTCGTCCCAATAGCCGAATTTGTCACATCGATAGGGGTTGTACAAGTACCAGAAGTAATTGTCTTTCCAAAAAGCTAGGGAGAACCGAGTTGTACGGAATATGCAGTTACGAAAACGTATCGGCAGATTGTCAATCAGGTCTTCGATCCTTTTTATGTCCTTGTGCACTGGCGTTGTTTGTACGTCGACTATCTTTTCAGACCCAATGTCTAGCTGAACATTCATTAACTCCTTCCGTTCTAGCATCGTTTTTTGCTTTAGATTCCTCTCCTCATAATCCCAGGGAATATCAGTCACTATGGGGACGTCATTCAGTTCTGCAATTTTCTCTACTTCGATACTATACTTGTAATTATATACAACAATGTCATCCAGTCTTTGCTTCTGCTTTATATTAATAGTACCAATATGAGTGAAGAGTAGCCACGCGTGATCGTAGATGTAATCGATGTTCGAGTTCCATGCGTATTTGTATCTTGTAAGGATACGTTACTTTAAGAATACATAAAATCTACATTAAATTAATCAAATACTCTAGTTTCACAAAATTATACCTTAGCTGTGTCTTAGCTAGAAGAGCGATAACGGCCTGGTAGAAACAAAATTTCCAAGTCTTCTGCCGCGTTCGTAACATGTGCAATTCTTGCAGGTGCATTCCCTTCAAACCACGAAGACATACATCAGCGTAGATCCTGTTACCTCTCGCTTTCGAGGGTAACTCGAAAATGATGTAATCACCGTCTACCAAGCCAGGCTGCTCACCAGCAGCTCGATCAACCAGCAAGTCTTTGGTAGGTGGGGGGCACGACTGTGGGATTCTGGCGTGACCCAATTCCTTGCGCCCGGAGAAATCATGATCGGGATCGTCGAAGACTTCTCGATCATGGACATCGGGATCGCAGGGAAACAGATCCTTTCTCTTTTTTCGTCTCTGCATTCGTCGTTCCTTCAGTTCACTCACCAAGTCTCGCTTCGTACATGGCCACATGCTTGGCCACTTTTCGCTATGGGTCTTCGACACTTGAGGCGTTATTTCAGCATCGGACTTTGACGAGTGCACCTGTTCAAAGGACACCCTCGAGAATAGCTTTTGAGTGATGTGACAATGCCATGACTGAGTTAAGAGTTACTTCCTGTGTGTGTATTGAGTGATAGTGTGGCTCGTAAAAATAATTAGAGGAAAGAAACATAGTAGACTTAATATTCATTTGTATATAACTCTGTAGGATTTTTTGAAATAGATGTTAAGTTGGAAACTATTTTTATCTGAAACTGAACTTAAAATTGTTTGGCTTTAAAATTTCTTAGAGCCTAATATCAAGTTCAATATTGTGAAACTTGATACTGCATAAACTACTTAGGGATTTTAAATATCAGAAAATATTAAGAGCACTTTATATTGGCACTGTTAGGCATGGAACAaggtataaatttaattttgtttCTATCCTTTTATTTCAAAAACTAAACGATTTAGAATGTAATTATTTATACCATTAGAAGAAGTGAAAAATTGGATATGCGAAAATTGAATACATGAGACGGCCTCAAAAATAAGTGTTCCTTACTATAAACATATCAGTGAGTCATGCATTCAGCCGTGAAAagcaataaacataatacttGCAATTAGTAAATTACTAGCATCGAGAGCCTCGCTATTACTCTATAAATATACTTATACAGTCAGTTCATTTACTTTTGACCTCGTAATTATAAATACTTAGTAGTGAAAACATTCATGACAACCTTACTGATTCGGCGATTCATTTACTGATCTGTGACCTAGAATAACGCAAGCTAATAGTAGGACTGACAAGTTACTAACTGGTAAGTTCGCTCGCATATTTCTCCAAATTCGGATCATCTTCGATCGATCGATTTTATTAGGCAAAGCCACTTCATCTCGAAGCTGAAAAGCATTGAGAGGCAAGCATTTGTGAGGAGTAGCCAAATCTTCTTCTGACTGGACTTTAGGAAAGCGTCGAAGGTTTGCAGGTTTCCTCTGTTTGAATATATCATCCTTCTCGAATTGATCTTGATCTTCGACAAATCTGAGAAAATTGCAGTGTCCCATAACAAAACAATCTAACTAGACTAACTACTTAAGTTCGTGACTCGTTTTACGTGTTCATGAAAATGCGCCAGGCAGGCATGTCATCGCAGGTCCATTTCTTCTTCATACATTTCTCCATCcatgttttcttcttttttttcggTTTGACTTCGTCTATCATTCTCGACGATGGTTTACTATCACCTGGCAAACTGCCCCCATAATCCTGCTGTTGTAGATCCTCTTCGTCGCTTACTGCATCCGTATATTCCGCTGTGTCTAACGCGTCAGTGGTATCCCCTTCATCCGTTTGGTCTTCGTCAGTTTGCTCTAATTCACTCATCTTCTAATGGTATCTAATCGACTGTTTATCTCGTTGAAAAATTACTTCTTGCAATATAGCTTTGTTGACACAGTTCCacgaaattcacaatattttatttcCCACAATTTGCCAAATCACCTCATTCTGAAATTGACTTGTGAAATGCTACACTTATAAATTTACAGAAATTTAGCAATTTCGTCGACTAGTCTATTAACTGTTCGAAAAATTCTCGTTGCATTATAAATGCTTCAAACATGATTTACAtcgcaattttcaattttgacgTAACCTAATAATGAAAAGCTGGACGGGGTGGATGACGTTTCATTTCAGCTGCAACGTGAAATTATCGTGGAAAAGATATTTTCGTCCAAAAAATTGAAAAGTAATTTCGTTCGATGCGTTGATTACTTCCTGTATATTAGGTGAAACATGTCGCAatgtaataaaagaaaaatttgtCAACCCTCCCCTACCGAGATAAATTCCATCGACTTCGAGTTTCGAATAGAGAGCAAAATTTGAAACGCGGAACGACATTCGCGCGGTGATGACCGAGGGAAAGGGAAGCTGAACAAATGCGACTTCTCAAACGGGCTGACGAAAGATTTAAAGCGTTCTGTTCGGtgattttgtaattattttccTCCTGGAGGCAGGATGAAACCATAGAACACCAAGCAATCTCAACGGCCGAAGCCAAACAGTTGGCGCAAAATTTTCAAAGTGTTTATAAAATTACCCCGATACGCAATGGAAATAACGTGAAACCTTACTTTCGAGCCTAATATTCGGATCATTATTGGATTTAGGAGCCCCACGGGTGCATCAACCGACAAATAATTTCTGTTGCATGTTTCCATTAAATTTGTTTTCTGTGATTTTATGCTGGACGATAGAAAAAACCCATACGAAAGCTGGCCACCATCTcccatttgaaattttaattattgaGGGAGTCGTTAAATGTTTTGCAATCTGTCCAAACCTAATAAATCTCcatcaatattatttttattattcattcCATTTGAAAGTATCTCTTTTCTGTAAGATACGAATTTCAGAATATCCATATTTCAGCAATAAGGCACAAattattttttgctttttatgataataaaatataaaattaatcaaTTTTAATGATGTTGAAtgttttcatttttaaataaaaataatgaaaagtagACTTAAAAAAGCGTAATTAATGAagcaaaaagaaaataaaatatttaatactaaAACTGCGAATGAGTAACATAAACtacttaataaaataaaataaaaataataaaaataataaaataaaatgctcaaataaaaaggaaaaaagaatataaattgacAATGTTAATCATCTATAGTTATACGTAATCATACGTATACATAATGATAATGCCTACATAAAATGTTAACTTATcagaataataattaaaataaatattgaaaataaaaaacaatgtcTAACAAAAATGTGTATACCAATTATCTTGATTGCATTTGGCAGATCTAATGCTAAAATATGCACAGGAGCACACTTGTTCTATAACTATAATATAATTACATAATGGAGAAGAAGAATCCCATATTTAGCACATCTAGcaaagaatatttaaatttttatcgcTAAAGTTCTCTCGCTAACGAGAATACCTGTAATTCTAGTTTCGACATGTAGTGCAGGCAGATCTTTCTGAACTTTAAGTAAGTGCAACCATTCTCTGACAGACATCTATCGAGATGCAGGAAAATGGAGCAAGAGGATCCTCGCTCAATTTTTCTAGCGAAACGAGAAGTAGAGCTACCGACGGACTTCTCGTCCGCGTACATATCCCGTGGGAATCCGAGCAGCGGTTCGAGTCAAAGTGAATTTGAAGCTGAAATCGGTCTGATCCCCGCCCGGTTCCAACGGCGGAACCAAGTTTTCTCGGCAAACCAAAGATCAAGACAACTCACGGTGAAATTTTAATGAGCTACCCTCCGCTCGATGTTCGTTGTTCTATCAAGAATATGTGGAATCGATCGATGCCACGGAAATGGTTGAATCTCGAAAGCTCACTGAGAATTAATTATTACGTAGACCTGGTTAAGTAATATGAATTAAGGGCAAgataattggggatgaggagagGAATAAAATTATCGATAATGTGGAGATAAACTCTGCATATGAAGTTGGAAGAATCGAAAGAATATTTCATTAACGATACTGAATTTTTACTTGCATATAAATGAT
The sequence above is a segment of the Calliopsis andreniformis isolate RMS-2024a chromosome 3, iyCalAndr_principal, whole genome shotgun sequence genome. Coding sequences within it:
- the LOC143177281 gene encoding uncharacterized protein LOC143177281, translating into MSELEQTDEDQTDEGDTTDALDTAEYTDAVSDEEDLQQQDYGGSLPGDSKPSSRMIDEVKPKKKKKTWMEKCMKKKWTCDDMPAWRIFMNTFVEDQDQFEKDDIFKQRKPANLRRFPKVQSEEDLATPHKCLPLNAFQLRDEVALPNKIDRSKMIRIWRNMRANLPVSNLSVLLLACVILGHRSVHSSKSDAEITPQVSKTHSEKWPSMWPCTKRDLVSELKERRMQRRKKRKDLFPCDPDVHDREVFDDPDHDFSGRKELGHARIPQSCPPPTKDLLVDRAAGEQPGLVDGDYIIFELPSKARGNRIYADVCLRGLKGMHLQELHMLRTRQKTWKFCFYQAVIALLAKTQLRYKYAWNSNIDYIYDHAWLLFTHIGTINIKQKQRLDDIVVYNYKYSIEVEKIAELNDVPIVTDIPWDYEERNLKQKTMLERKELMNVQLDIGSEKIVDVQTTPVHKDIKRIEDLIDNLPIRFRNCIFRTTRFSLAFWKDNYFWYLYNPYRCDKFGYWDDDGYACIMKFCSRQSLKRHLMILLLRAYIYPIPKSDMQKEKEEDATKPEEPAEEEPPKEEFYTIQIFNVTYHCCQIHNLKLLQRTAPKPPKRYVKAKTIDECPFDPLDVRDPCTIEMEEGDLKDAIEKPTWLKLYKITWTKCSALPQKKKGHKDAPGIGKMRWHQYVVEESNKLFSLWGELHITDGMFERENRGMQTYACYVVCAGMTRIMAPEYWSSKILDVIVMCGDRYYTHSKMEAEFKSTKNEYSHVNCWNRYLMSYFTIGETMFEANVLPAICGRLYTKTDRYLWQSLEQMFLKYHFGILTCESSCVGIFKFCGAYYICDVNSFGPPLFQYGEGAAYLLRATYFYKFITTLVLTIGSPECSQFALNPIEILKVIDVGSSVLPIGRLDMKERGKRITKIECPYDEEKKRQMKRWKHKRQETARTIDKLCCKGAE